One Pseudomonadota bacterium genomic window, TCGACGCGGCCGGATGACCGACGACGCGCTCGCGCTCGCGCGTCGGCTGATGGACGCGCTGGGCCGCGATCTTCTGGGCGAGCCGCTCCAGGCGCGCGGCTGGACGGTCGGGCTAGACCGCGCCCGCCGACGCCTCGGGGCCTGCCACCTCTCGGCGCGCCGCATCACGCTCTCGGCCCACCTGTTGCCGTCACTCCCGCCCGACGAGGTCGAGGACACGATCCGCCACGAGATCGCCCACGCCATCGACGGGGAGCGCCGCGGCCGGACGAACCACGACGGGGCGTGGAAGGCCGTCGCCCGGGCCTGCGGCGCCCGACCGGAGCGCACCTTCCGGGGCGACCTGCCCGACGACAGCGCTGAGGCGCCGTACTCCGCCGTCTGCCCGACCTGCGGGGCCACCTCCGGGCTGCACCGCCAGCCCGTCCACCCGCGCCGGTGCCGGGCCTGCCACGCAGCGAAGCAGCCCGCATACCTCACCGTCAGGCACTCGGCCTCTGGCAAGACGATCTGGCCCGGCGGCGCCACCCCG contains:
- a CDS encoding SprT-like domain-containing protein, coding for RRGRMTDDALALARRLMDALGRDLLGEPLQARGWTVGLDRARRRLGACHLSARRITLSAHLLPSLPPDEVEDTIRHEIAHAIDGERRGRTNHDGAWKAVARACGARPERTFRGDLPDDSAEAPYSAVCPTCGATSGLHRQPVHPRRCRACHAAKQPAYLTVRHSASGKTIWPGGATPGVFGGWVGVTATCPGCGETVRRARRPRRATACGACCQRHAGGCYDSRFRLRFERAG